One window from the genome of Malus domestica chromosome 01, GDT2T_hap1 encodes:
- the LOC108171784 gene encoding uncharacterized protein, translating to MVGRPEVRVLEGVTTGVLSFRLSSKLEHLMVIVIMGKEQDVVPEVVAVETIMLGIRFMDNCPIIVEGENLEIDLIHFKLAKFDVIMGMDWLSKHRANVACWEKIVTFNRPELPATTFMGERRVLPNSIIFAIQATRLLNKGCVGFLAHVVVKNEPSLRPEEVPVVRNFIDVFPDDLPGLPPAR from the exons ATGGTAGGACGGCCAGAAGTCAGAGTTTTAGAGGGAGTGACAACCGGAGTGCTCAGTTTTCGACTCAGCAGCAAGCTGGAACATCTTATGGTAATAGTAATCATGGGAAAAGAGCAGGACGTGGTTCCAGAAGTCGTGGCTGTCGAAACAATAATGTTGGGTATTAGGTTCATGGAC AATTGTCCAATTATTGTTGAAGGGGAAAACttagagattgatttaattcatTTCAAATTGGCGAAGTTTGATGTCATTATGGGAATGGATTGGCTATCTAAGCACCGAGCGAATGTCGCATGTTGGGAGAAAATTGTGACGTTCAATCGGCCAGAACTTCCAGCAACTACATTTATGGGTGAGCGACGTGTCCTCCCCAATAGTATTATTTTTGCCATTCAAGCAACTAGGTTGTTGAATAAGGGTTGTGTGGGGTTTTTAGCCCACGTAGTTGTGAAGAATGAACCTTCTTTACGTCCAGAAGAAGTGCCAGTTGTAAGGAACTTCATCGATGTGTTTCCTGATGATTTACCAGGGTTGCCACCTGCGAGGTAA
- the LOC114825013 gene encoding protein CPR-5, protein MDAPFSPSPSLHPLGSTPSVPADQPDAADHENTTTTTTVDANPNPSNPAVPNPLPGDASPEKPIGRNKMKAKKRVLRDPFAASSSSSASTSSGSSVRGTRVAGKRRTPKVVSTASRRNPNADEIAFRLGMSIAAFVAQILERNGELGGGMSSDHLAKICASAVRESLANDFGNTYDCFIRNFEESFGSTLRTLKLIKESSTENRGYISSHQNMDRSNLRVPHDEHDDCLRRESSSVIEDCHSEEIPHTNATLGRLNYRDEVQQNMLTNSLNLELSLHGQTNQLACVFPRTSESGTNQSILKTIGKSVMEQARANDLKTLELNLTMQRLKMKETQLDLHYDSNQLERSKFAMGISKQSFKAEKFKSQLEDTRHAELLRRCNDCLVFGLLVMAGFLMYGVYVYSYERLTEGTASCTSPSKKGSKSWLRWEAWDPMTSFNSWFNVLWCKVQVVSRALIGLLTIVAITFVFLHCSATAKRIMPVTYIVLLLGLLCGTAGKFCIDTLGGNGNIWVMWWEIFCALHFLCNVFTSTLYLILYGSVDVSQGAKRKTRLPYCIRQVVFFAILFLLLPVFCGLLPFASLGEWKHHFVVWVTDFGYW, encoded by the exons ATGGATGCCCCTTTTTCTCCTTCACCTTCTCTACATCCCCTGGGCTCCACTCCTTCCGTTCCCGCCGATCAACCCGACGCCGCAGACCATGaaaacaccaccaccaccaccaccgttGATGCCAACCCCAACCCTTCAAATCCGGCGGTCCCAAACCCTTTGCCGGGTGATGCAAGCCCAGAAAAACCCATCGGCAGGAACAAAATGAAGGCGAAGAAGAGGGTATTAAGAGACCCTTTTGCAGCGTCATCCTCTTCTTCTGCTTCAACATCTTCGGGTTCGTCTGTCAGAGGAACACGCGTGGCGGGCAAGCGCCGAACCCCTAAGGTGGTTTCCACGGCGTCTCGAAGAAACCCTAATGCAGACGAGATTGCGTTTCGGCTGGGGATGTCAATTGCAGCTTTTGTTGCCCAG ATTCTGGAAAGGAATGGTGAGCTAGGTGGAGGGATGTCATCTGATCATCTTGCTAAG ATATGTGCTTCAGCTGTCAGAGAATCTTTAGCCAAT GATTTTGGGAAcacatatgattgttttatcAGGAACTTTGAAGAATCATTTGGAAGCACCTTGAGGACTCTAAAATTGATCAAGGAATCATCTACAGAAAACAGGGGATATATCTCAAGCCACCAAAACATGGACAGGTCAAATCTACGTGTGCCTCATGACGAGCATGATGATTGTTTAAGAAGAGAAAGCAGTTCTGTTATAGAAGATTGTCACTCAGAAGAGATTCCCCACACTAATGCAACCCTGGGTCGTTTAAATTATAGAGACGAAGTACAGCAGAATATGTTAACAAATTCTCTTAATCTGGAGCTCTCTTTGCATGGGCAAACAAACCAGTTGGCTTGTGTTTTCCCAAGGACATCTGAATCTGGAACCAACCAGTCTATTCTTAAAACTATTGGGAAATCTGTCATGGAGCAAGCCCGTGCAAATGACCTCAAAACATTGGAGCTTAATCTTACAATGCAAAGACTGAAGATGAAAGAGACACAGCTGGATCTCCACTATGATTCTAATCAACTAGAAAGATCAAAATTTGCAATGGGCATATCAAAGCAATCGTTTAAAGCTGAAAAGTTTAAGAGTCAATTAGAAGACACCAGACATGCTGAGCTGCTCCGAAGGTGTAACGACTGTCTAGTTTTTGGTTTGCTTGTCATGGCTGGATTCCTGATGTATGGTGTTTATGTCTATTCATATGAAAGACTTACAGAAGGAACTGCATCCTGTACATCTCCTTCAAAAAAG GGGTCGAAGTCTTGGTTGAGATGGGAAGCCTGGGATCCAATGACATCTTTCAATTCATGGTTTAATGTTCTATGGTGTAAGGTTCAAGTTGTATCTCGAGCGCTAATTGGTCTCTTAACGATTGTTGCAATTACTTTCGTTTTCCTCCATTGCTCAGCAACTGCAAAACGGATAATGCCAGTAACTTACATAGTCTTGCTGTTGGGACTTTTGTGTGGTACTGCGGGCAAGTTCTGCATAGACACATTGGGAGGGAACGGTAATATTTGGGTTATGTGGTGGGAGATTTTTTGCGCTTTGCACTTCTTATGTAATGTCTTTACATCGACCTTGTACCTTATCCTGTATGGATCAGTTGATGTTTCCCAAGgagcaaaaagaaaaacaaggttGCCATACTGTATCCGGCAAGTGGTGTTCTTTGCTATTTTGTTTCTGCTTCTTCCAGTGTTTTGCGGCCTCTTGCCTTTCGCAAGCCTTGGTGAATGGAAACATCATTTCGTGGTGTGGGTCACTGATTTTGGTTACTGGTGA